The Spirochaetota bacterium genome window below encodes:
- the rplK gene encoding 50S ribosomal protein L11 — MAAPNAKVTSVVKLQIPAGQANPAPPVGTALGPKGIKLMDFCTQFNNATKDKGGFVIPVEVTIYADRTFSFVLKTPPASNLILKELGIPKGSSEPNKNKVGTLTKEQVRKIAELKMPDLNAFTIEAAMRVIEGTARNMGVETEA; from the coding sequence ATGGCAGCCCCTAATGCTAAAGTCACTAGTGTTGTTAAACTTCAAATTCCAGCTGGGCAGGCAAATCCTGCTCCTCCTGTTGGTACCGCTTTAGGACCAAAGGGAATTAAGTTGATGGATTTTTGTACTCAGTTTAATAATGCTACAAAGGATAAAGGTGGGTTTGTAATACCTGTTGAAGTTACTATCTATGCAGATAGAACTTTTTCATTCGTATTAAAAACCCCCCCAGCGTCAAATCTTATCCTTAAAGAGCTTGGAATTCCGAAAGGGTCTTCTGAGCCTAATAAAAACAAAGTTGGCACTCTTACAAAAGAACAAGTACGTAAGATTGCTGAACTTAAAATGCCTGATTTGAATGCATTCACAATAGAAGCAGCAATGCGTGTTATTGAAGGAACTGCAAGAAATATGGGCGTTGAGACGGAGGCTTAA
- the nusG gene encoding transcription termination/antitermination factor NusG — MARGWFVIQVQTGFENKVHSRLLEKKNGGTLRDVLIDVRVPEEDIIVEKRNKKVIQKQKMYPGYVLAELDLPEDEMAWKSVYADIRNIGGVGMFLTAGGGNRKPAPLSFEEVRNIFEKTGDIANKGYESNINSIWEIGEKVRINDGAFKDFDGVVGEIYGEKGTLVISVEMFGRMTPVELEYKQVTKIN, encoded by the coding sequence ATGGCGAGAGGTTGGTTTGTAATTCAGGTTCAAACAGGATTTGAAAATAAAGTTCATTCTCGTTTGCTTGAAAAAAAGAATGGAGGCACGCTTAGAGATGTGCTTATTGATGTGCGTGTTCCAGAAGAAGATATTATTGTTGAAAAAAGAAATAAAAAAGTTATTCAGAAACAAAAAATGTATCCAGGTTATGTGTTAGCAGAATTAGATCTTCCTGAAGATGAAATGGCTTGGAAATCTGTTTATGCCGATATTAGAAATATTGGTGGTGTGGGGATGTTTTTGACAGCTGGTGGTGGAAATAGAAAACCTGCGCCACTTAGTTTTGAAGAAGTTAGAAATATTTTTGAAAAAACAGGCGACATAGCTAATAAAGGTTATGAATCTAATATTAATAGTATTTGGGAAATTGGTGAAAAAGTTCGTATTAATGATGGTGCTTTCAAAGATTTTGATGGTGTTGTTGGTGAAATTTATGGTGAAAAAGGCACACTTGTGATCTCTGTAGAGATGTTTGGTCGTATGACACCTGTTGAATTAGAATATAAACAAGTAACAAAAATAAACTAA
- the secE gene encoding preprotein translocase subunit SecE, translated as MANIVEMIKGSFEELRKVTWPTKDEVVRATIATCIFVVIFSGILFGVDVISRLGLQELMK; from the coding sequence ATGGCAAACATTGTAGAGATGATTAAAGGTTCTTTCGAAGAACTACGCAAGGTTACTTGGCCAACAAAAGATGAAGTTGTGCGTGCTACTATTGCCACATGTATTTTTGTGGTGATTTTCTCAGGAATTTTATTTGGAGTTGACGTGATATCACGTTTAGGGCTTCAAGAGTTGATGAAGTAA
- the rpmG gene encoding 50S ribosomal protein L33, which produces MSLIVTLECESCAERNYTTTKTKKMVQERTKLELKKYCSRERKHTIHKEIK; this is translated from the coding sequence ATGTCATTAATTGTTACATTAGAATGTGAAAGTTGCGCAGAGCGTAATTATACAACAACTAAAACGAAAAAAATGGTTCAAGAGAGAACAAAACTTGAACTCAAAAAGTATTGTTCTCGTGAACGTAAGCATACAATTCACAAAGAAATAAAGTAA